One Gadus morhua chromosome 23, gadMor3.0, whole genome shotgun sequence DNA segment encodes these proteins:
- the myd88 gene encoding myeloid differentiation primary response protein MyD88 — protein sequence MCATKLCEDPEVDLRQIPLVALNVSVRRRLSLYLNPRCTVAADWTTVAESMDFEYLEIKNFETSKNPTLMILEVWEARSTNATVGKLLDILEASERRDIVEELRPLIDVDVKKYLERQSEPPVQVPEVDSCVTRAEDRHITMGDEMFDAFICYCQSDFQFVHEMIEQLEKTDYNLKLCVFDRDVLPGSCVWTITAELIEKRCKRMVVVISDEYLRSDACDFQTKFALSLCPGARSKRLIPVVYKTMSEPFPSILRFLTVCDYTRPCTQGWFWSRLAKALSLS from the exons ATGTGCGCCACCAAGCTGTGCGAGGACCCCGAGGTGGACCTGCGCCAGATCCCTCTGGTGGCCCTAAACGTGAGCGTCCGGAGGCGGCTGAGCCTGTATCTCAACCCGCGGTGCACCGTGGCTGCCGACTGGACCACCGTGGCGGAGAGCATGGACTTCGAGTACCTGGAGATCAAGAACTTTGAGACTTCAAAGAACCCCACGCTGATGATCCTGGAGGTGTGGGAAGCCCGCAGCACGAACGCAACGGTCGGGAAGTTACTGGACATATTGGAAGCCTCAGAGAGAAGAGACATCGTAGAAGAGCTCCGGCCTTTAAtag ATGTGGATGTGAAGAAGTACTTGGAGAGGCAGAGTGAACCCCCGGTGCAGGTCCCGGAAGTGGACAGCTGCGTCACGCGGGCCGAGGACCGCCACATCACTATGGGAGACG AGATGTTCGATGCCTTCATCTGCTACTGTCAGAGTGACTTCCAGTTCGTCCATGAGATGATCGAGCAGTTGGAGAAAACAGACTACAACctgaagctgtgtgtgtttgaccgaGATGTTCTGCCTGGGTCCTGTGTGTGGACCATCACCGCTGAGCTCATCGAAAAGAG GTGCAagaggatggtggtggtgatctcTGATGAGTACCTGAGGAGCGACGCCTGCGACTTCCAGACCAAGTTCGCCCTCAGCCTGTGTCCTG gggcccgcagCAAGAGGCTGATCCCTGTGGTCTACAAGACCATGAGCGAGCCCTTCCCAAGCATCCTGCGCTTTCTGACCGTCTGCGACTACACCCGGCCCTGCACCCAGGGTTGGTTCTGGAGCCGCCTGGCCaaggccctctctctctcatag